A window of the Cynocephalus volans isolate mCynVol1 chromosome 10, mCynVol1.pri, whole genome shotgun sequence genome harbors these coding sequences:
- the IKZF3 gene encoding zinc finger protein Aiolos, which translates to MGSERALVLDRLASNVAKRKSSMPQKFIGEKRHCFDVNYNSSYLYEKESEIIQTRMMDQAINNAINYLGAEALRPLVQTPPAPTSEVVPVISSMYPIALTRAEMPNGAPQDLEKKSIHLPEKSLPSERGLSPNNSGHDSTDTDSNHEERQNHIYQQSHMVLPRAHNGMPLLKEVPRSYDLLKPPPICPRDSIKVISKEGEVMDVYRCDHCRVLFLDYVMFTIHMGCHGFRDPFECNMCGYRSHDRYEFSSHIARGEHRAMLK; encoded by the exons ATGGGAAGTGAAAGAGCTCTCGTTCTGGACAGATTAGCAAGCAATGTGGCAAAACGAAAAAGCTCAATGCCTCAGAAATTCATTG GTGAGAAACGCCACTGCTTTGATGTCAACTATAATTCCAGCTACCTGTATGAGAAAGAGAGTGAGATAATACAGACCCGAATGATGGACCAAGCCATCAATAATGCCATCAACTATCTCGGTGCTGAAGCCCTGCGTCCCTTAGTCCAGACACCACCTGCTCCCACCTCTGAGGTGGTTCCAGTTATCAGCAGCATGTATCCCATAGCCCTCACCCGGGCTGAGATGCCAAATGGTGCCCCCCAGGACCTGGAAAAGAAGAGCATTCACCTGCCAGAGAAGAGCCTACCTTCTGAAAGAGGCCTGTCCCCCAACAATAGTGGCCACGACTCCACGGATACTGACAGCAACCACGAAGAACGCCAGAATCATATCTATCAGCAAAGTCACATGGTCCTTCCTCGGGCCCACAATGGGATGCCACTTCTGAAGGAAGTTCCTCGCTCTTATGATCTCCTCAAGCCCCCACCCATCTGTCCAAGAGACTCCATCAAAGTGATCAGCAAAGAAGGGGAGGTGATGGATGTGTACAGGTGTGACCACTGTCGTGTCCTCTTCCTGGATTATGTGATGTTCACTATTCACATGGGCTGCCACGGCTTCCGTGACCCGTTTGAGTGTAACATGTGTGGATATCGAAGCCATGATCGCTATGAATTCTCGTCTCACATAGCCAGAGGAGAACACAGAGCCATGCTGAAGTGA